In the genome of Sulfolobales archaeon, one region contains:
- the cas7d gene encoding type I-D CRISPR-associated protein Cas7/Csc2, giving the protein MSQVSDPITQFLKENSGYLRNPDENDNRLFSKGRKIEVVYAIVSKGIPLFRTEGVGDVSELEINLGGKVISVPTILPEKIQAKLRRRMLEILRNNNDNEKLRKDILPNYEKLGFKKITTDNNGNKSWNCYVAPPTSAGGTDIGLCGYCPSCNILGSIITRNELKILESKKKKKGTAYGLKSRVVHDPAFGTATYEAAVAELTHNKVGDGVSYTGMSLYQESHVLPGVVFIGKLAMYDVTELEAKLVLSSLSSISRMGGGETKYGSVQVIILGLNASDRETVSSYDITRYVIQKIEEKLAPSEEEIKRKLAPPEEVIKLSIEYLKNIKSFKILADPNKKIDQQNIQINISSDEIVTLWARDNYNYSSAVVKYIKEVEGKSKGS; this is encoded by the coding sequence AAAAATAGAAGTAGTTTATGCTATAGTATCAAAAGGAATACCGCTCTTCAGAACAGAAGGAGTAGGTGATGTTAGTGAATTGGAGATTAATCTTGGAGGAAAGGTTATATCAGTTCCAACGATACTGCCAGAAAAAATTCAAGCTAAACTAAGGAGAAGAATGCTTGAAATATTACGAAATAATAATGATAATGAAAAATTACGAAAAGATATCTTGCCTAACTATGAAAAGCTTGGCTTTAAAAAAATAACAACTGACAACAATGGTAATAAAAGTTGGAATTGTTATGTTGCACCACCAACATCAGCGGGAGGAACTGATATAGGTTTGTGCGGCTATTGTCCATCATGCAATATTTTAGGCTCAATAATAACGAGGAACGAACTAAAAATATTGGAATCAAAGAAGAAGAAGAAAGGAACAGCTTATGGGTTAAAGAGTAGAGTTGTCCACGACCCAGCGTTTGGAACTGCTACATACGAAGCTGCAGTAGCAGAGTTAACTCATAATAAAGTGGGAGATGGTGTAAGTTATACTGGAATGTCACTCTACCAAGAATCCCACGTATTACCAGGAGTCGTATTTATAGGCAAATTAGCTATGTATGATGTAACAGAACTAGAGGCTAAACTTGTCTTATCATCACTTTCAAGTATCAGTAGGATGGGAGGAGGAGAAACAAAATACGGTAGCGTACAAGTAATAATATTAGGACTAAACGCCAGCGATAGAGAAACTGTAAGCTCTTACGACATTACTAGATATGTAATACAGAAAATTGAAGAAAAACTAGCACCATCTGAAGAGGAAATCAAACGAAAACTAGCACCACCTGAAGAGGTAATCAAATTATCAATAGAGTACCTAAAGAATATTAAATCATTTAAAATACTAGCAGATCCAAACAAAAAGATAGATCAACAGAACATTCAAATAAATATTAGTAGTGATGAGATAGTTACATTATGGGCAAGGGATAATTACAACTACTCAAGCGCAGTTGTGAAGTATATTAAGGAAGTAGAAGGTAAAAGTAAGGGATCTTAG